In Arcanobacterium canis, the sequence GATCATGCCACAGCTTCCTCTGACGCCGACCTTCGCTAAGGCCCTGGCACAGAAGAACTGACATTCACAATTGCCATTGTTCAGGCGTGGGGTGAATTTACCCCACGCCTGAACATATCATCGTCAACACTCAGTTCAGTTCATCGAGCCTTGGTGGATTAGCTCCTGCACGCGAGCAGGTGATTGCAGCAACGCGAGCCGCAAACTCAGCGATTTCTTGCAGCTCGTCCTTACTCAAAGCCCGCAACGCCTCACGGTGACGCCCACCTGTCAGTCCGCGTGATTCAAGCTGGTAAATCAGTGCGCCCATAAATGAATCACCTGCCCCAACCGTGTCAACAACCTCAACCTTCTGAGCAGGAACGCGCACAACATCACCGGCGTGATTCACCGCAATCACGCCTTCCCCTCCGCGAGTGACGGCGACCAAAGACGGGCCCGAGGCTGCGAATTCCTTTGCATATGCGATCACTGCATCTTCGTTGGGCACTTCGGTCTCGAAAAGGAATCCGAGGTCTTCGTCGGAACACTTCACGACGTCGGCCATCGCTACGATCTGACGCACGCGAGCTCTGGTTGCTTCCATATCGTCAATGAGAGCGGGGCGAATATTGGGATCGTAGGAAATTGTGGCGCCCGTATCTGCCAGATTTTCTGCCTTTGGGTCATCCTTCCCTGACTTCGCTTGGTTCAAAATCTGGGCAACTTGCCCAGCTCCCGGCTCCATAAACGTTCCGATTGAACCGGTGTGAACGTGGTGGACGCGTGTGAGATCAACGGGGGTTGCGCTCAGATCCCACGACAAATCGAAAGTGTAGGTCGAGGACCCATCCTCGCCAATTGTTGCAGCTGCCGTCGCGGTCCGCTCAGCTTCGGCACGCTCAACAACCACGTGGTCAGCTCCAAGCCAGTCAAGAAGCACCTGACCACGTTCGTCCTGCCCGAAACTCGTCAGCAAACGCGCAGGAATCCCTAAGCGCGAGACACCAATCGCGACGTTTGCCGGGCTCCCGCCAGGCAGTTCTGTGATTTGACCGCCACGGTTGATGACATCGATTAGGGCTTCGCCAATAATAAGCAGACTCATGACACAATTCCTTCCGTTGAGTCTCGGATAATGATTGAGGGTGCTTCCTGAGTAAGGGACCGCGGCGCTTCTCCGCGAATCACCTCAAGTAATAGTGTGGCTGCCTGGCGTCCGATTTCTGCAGGCTCACGATTCGTCACTGTGATCGACGGACGAACAATTCGACACAACGGGGAATCCTCACACGAGCAAATCAGCACATCACGGCCGATATTCCGCCCTGCAGCACGCAGGGCGTTGAGCCCGCCCACGGCAAGAACCTCGTTATCGAAGATCAGACCATCGGGAATCGCCGAGCCTTCTGCCAGCCCTTCGATTGCTTCACGTCCAGATTCCTCCGTCGCATCTTCTCCAGCGACCACCACGACGTCTATTCCATGCGCCTCGCCGAATTCTTCGAGCGCAGCAATTCGCTCTTGGGTATGCAGGAGCGAACGCATTCCGGAAACATAGCCAATCGAGCGCGCCCCACGCTCAACGAGATGCGCAGCGAGCGTATTGATCATTGCTGACTCATCGCCCACAACGCACGCTGTGCCCTCCATTTCGTTTCCGACGACGACGGCGGGCAACCCAAGCTTGTCCAGCTCTGCCAGACGTGGGTCACCCACGCGCGGGTCAACAAGCACAACGCCGTCAACGCGTCCTTGGGCATACCAATTGCGATACGTTGAGAGTTCCGCTTCAGAATCGGGGCCTGTATGGAAAACGAGATCATATTTCTTGGCCGTCAGCGCCTGCTCAAGCCCAATAATGAAGTTAAAGAAAAAGCGTTCGGAATTATACGAATCTGGTTTTCGGGCAATATAAAGCCCGACGGCGTCGGCGGAACCAAGAGACAGCGATTGAGCCCTCGCATTGGGCACCCATCCGATTCTTTTCGCAGTTGACAAAATACGCTTACGCGTTTCTGGCGATACGCCCGGCCTGTCGTTAAGCGCAAACGACACGGCAGTTGTCGAGACACCGGATTCGCGTGCAATATCGCGGATCGTTGGTCGGTTCATTCTTGCTCTTTTCATGAATTTCCACTCGGCCCCGTCGCCGAGCAGGAAGAAAACTTACTTACAAAATTCATTCTACTAAAAACTTGCGCTTAATCGGTTTAGTTATTACTGTGAATTTTACGAGAACAACGAAGCTCTCTCAAGGAAGGCTGACATGGAAGTCGGATTGACCCTCACTCGCATACACCGCACCTTGCACGAACGCATTATGCGTGCCCAGTACACCCCGGTGTCTCAACTTTCACTCGCCACATGGCGAGTCCCGGATGAGATCGTCAACGGTGTGCCAGTGATCGGTGAGCCTGTAGCAGAGCCGAGTGGCCCGTTCACCCCGCTTAACGTGGGGGACACCTGGGGAATGCCGTGGCAAACGGTCTGGTTCGATGTGAAGGGAACCACCCCGTCGGCGTCGCAAATCCCCCACGGCGATACTGTTGAAGCTGTTCTCGACCTCGGCTGGGATGACCACTCAGCCGGATTCCAAGCAGAAGGTCTAGTCAAGGACGCGCAGGGCAACTCCGTTAAAGCGATTAACCCGCGCAACCAGTGGATCCCGCTTCCACAAACACCCGATACCGATTTCCACTTCCGCATTGAAGCAGCCGCAAATCCACTTCTGCTTGAGGTTCTCCCTTGGCAAGAAACCCACGACGGCGACAAACTCACTGCCTCGCGAACAGAGCACTACCGCATCGCGAAGGCCGACGTCGTCATTCGCCACACTCAGGTAGTTGACCTCGTCACCGACATCTCAGTCATCTACGAAATGCTCGAAGCGAAGGGCGAAGCCGCATTCACCAACAGCGACTACGAAGCCCTCATAGCGCTCAATGATGCTCTCGACCAGCTTGATCTTGGCGATATTCCAGGCACTGCTGCCGCCGCGCGTGAGACACTCGCCCCGATTATGTCCCGGGCCGCTCTGCCGGGTGCGCATCACCTGTCGGCTGTCGGCCACGCACACATCGATTCTGCCTGGCTGTGGCCGATTCGCGAGACGAAGCGCAAGGTTAATCGCACCATTGCCAATGTTGTCCGATTGATTGAGGACGGCACTGGTTTAGTCTT encodes:
- a CDS encoding carbohydrate kinase family protein; this encodes MSLLIIGEALIDVINRGGQITELPGGSPANVAIGVSRLGIPARLLTSFGQDERGQVLLDWLGADHVVVERAEAERTATAAATIGEDGSSTYTFDLSWDLSATPVDLTRVHHVHTGSIGTFMEPGAGQVAQILNQAKSGKDDPKAENLADTGATISYDPNIRPALIDDMEATRARVRQIVAMADVVKCSDEDLGFLFETEVPNEDAVIAYAKEFAASGPSLVAVTRGGEGVIAVNHAGDVVRVPAQKVEVVDTVGAGDSFMGALIYQLESRGLTGGRHREALRALSKDELQEIAEFAARVAAITCSRAGANPPRLDELN
- a CDS encoding LacI family DNA-binding transcriptional regulator; protein product: MNRPTIRDIARESGVSTTAVSFALNDRPGVSPETRKRILSTAKRIGWVPNARAQSLSLGSADAVGLYIARKPDSYNSERFFFNFIIGLEQALTAKKYDLVFHTGPDSEAELSTYRNWYAQGRVDGVVLVDPRVGDPRLAELDKLGLPAVVVGNEMEGTACVVGDESAMINTLAAHLVERGARSIGYVSGMRSLLHTQERIAALEEFGEAHGIDVVVVAGEDATEESGREAIEGLAEGSAIPDGLIFDNEVLAVGGLNALRAAGRNIGRDVLICSCEDSPLCRIVRPSITVTNREPAEIGRQAATLLLEVIRGEAPRSLTQEAPSIIIRDSTEGIVS